Proteins co-encoded in one Bacillota bacterium genomic window:
- a CDS encoding DUF2225 domain-containing protein, which yields MADSKLFYDQEETCPVCQKKFSVRKVRRSMCAVSRRDTDFSVTYQNVNPNIYSVWVCPHCGYAASESNFAEISPPDQERLERGLAEQGYLGIDFSGERDVQKGITAFLQAIKCTEMKGARASAFASLYLRLAWLYRSTGDPREAECLAKSLENYEKAYNTEPMPIGKMSEVAITYLIGELHRRTGNMPKAVLWYSQVVGNPKARMEPQILQLARDGWQSSREAARKQPQGPAAQAAGAAQGAAGSAAGSESGAADAGKAEVSKPVIAFISTANKEAAKVPAAEAPPAQGPFQRARAKVVSVITLYADQAEWLKKVSLATKVGKKRVDSQGIVRAVLDSVLDIDPRLLKCETEEDMAARFKLIRKGGQAPSEAAAKAVGKSAG from the coding sequence TTGGCCGACAGTAAACTGTTTTACGATCAGGAAGAGACCTGTCCGGTCTGCCAGAAGAAGTTCAGCGTCCGCAAGGTCCGCCGGTCCATGTGTGCCGTCAGTCGCCGGGACACCGATTTCTCCGTCACCTACCAGAACGTCAACCCCAACATCTATAGCGTCTGGGTCTGTCCGCACTGTGGCTACGCCGCCTCCGAGAGCAACTTCGCCGAGATCAGTCCGCCCGACCAGGAGCGGTTGGAAAGAGGTCTGGCCGAGCAAGGTTACCTCGGGATCGACTTCTCCGGGGAGCGCGACGTTCAGAAAGGGATCACCGCTTTCCTGCAGGCCATCAAGTGTACCGAGATGAAAGGGGCCAGGGCCAGCGCCTTCGCCAGCCTGTATCTGAGATTGGCCTGGCTCTATCGGTCGACCGGCGACCCCAGGGAAGCCGAGTGCTTGGCCAAGTCCCTCGAGAACTACGAGAAGGCCTACAACACCGAGCCTATGCCGATCGGCAAGATGAGTGAGGTGGCCATCACCTACCTCATCGGCGAACTCCACCGGCGGACGGGGAATATGCCCAAGGCCGTCCTCTGGTACAGCCAAGTGGTGGGTAACCCCAAGGCGCGGATGGAGCCGCAAATCCTGCAGCTGGCCAGAGACGGGTGGCAGTCTTCCCGTGAGGCCGCCAGGAAGCAACCCCAGGGGCCGGCGGCCCAAGCCGCGGGTGCCGCCCAGGGCGCGGCCGGATCGGCGGCTGGGAGCGAGTCCGGGGCGGCCGACGCCGGCAAGGCCGAAGTGTCGAAGCCGGTCATCGCCTTCATCTCCACGGCCAACAAAGAGGCCGCCAAGGTGCCGGCCGCCGAAGCCCCGCCGGCCCAGGGGCCCTTCCAGAGGGCCAGGGCCAAGGTGGTCTCGGTGATCACCCTCTACGCCGACCAGGCGGAATGGCTGAAGAAGGTCTCCCTGGCGACCAAGGTCGGCAAGAAGCGGGTCGACTCACAGGGCATCGTCCGGGCCGTCCTGGACTCGGTCCTCGATATCGACCCGAGACTCCTCAAGTGCGAAACCGAAGAGGACATGGCCGCCAGGTTCAAGCTCATCCGCAAGGGCGGTCAGGCGCCGTCCGAGGCCGCCGCCAAGGCGGTCGGCAAGTCGGCCGGCTGA
- a CDS encoding MMPL family transporter codes for LLFQVGATVAMGVLVDTFLIRAVLIPALASSLGRWNWWPGGRERPAARPDR; via the coding sequence GCCTCCTCTTCCAGGTCGGCGCGACCGTGGCCATGGGCGTCCTGGTCGACACCTTCCTCATCCGGGCCGTCCTCATCCCGGCCTTGGCCTCCTCCCTCGGCCGCTGGAACTGGTGGCCGGGCGGTCGGGAGCGGCCGGCCGCCAGGCCCGACCGATGA